One Siniperca chuatsi isolate FFG_IHB_CAS linkage group LG5, ASM2008510v1, whole genome shotgun sequence DNA window includes the following coding sequences:
- the ptger4a gene encoding prostaglandin E receptor 4 (subtype EP4) a, translated as MNNQSMTGRTMVPTIPSIMFIFGVVGNVIAIVVLCKSRKEQKETTFYTLVCGLAVTDLLGTLLASPVTIATYVKGSWPGEDPLCQYFGFTMLFFSLSGLSIICAMSVERYIAINHAYFYNDNVNQKLAGLTLLAIYISNALFCALPIIGFGQVKKQYPQTWCFLEWRSNKTSDAVYSYMYAGFSSLLILATVICNVLVCAALIRMHRRFVRRMSLGTDVGRNVDPRRRGRSFGRLAGAEIQMVILLIGTSVVVLICSIPLVAQVFLNQLYKTPVELRLDKNPDLRAIRFASFNPILDPWIYILLRKAVLLELIEKIKCLFCKIGARRQQRQGNFHCIDAHQLSSVISNRDSQTFLYLPEGKGVYTGSCHKADRLSGSRASSVRNSQASYLYEQGSVEAQSREGANVIRDLSALPCPKDPELQVWLSTEMVEEKCI; from the exons ATGAATAATCAATCGATGACAGGGAGGACCATGGTCCCGACCATACCATCTATTATGTTCATTTTCGGGGTGGTTGGGAATGTCATCGCTATCGTGGTTCTTTGTAAATCTCgcaaagaacagaaagaaactACGTTTTACACGCTGGTGTGTGGACTGGCAGTCACGGACCTCCTGGGCACACTGCTGGCCAGTCCGGTCACCATTGCCACTTATGTGAAAGGATCGTGGCCCGGAGAGGACCCGCTGTGCCAGTACTTTGGATTCACCatgcttttcttctctctgtcggGGCTCAGTATCATCTGTGCCATGTCGGTGGAGAGATACATCGCTATAAACCATGCCTACTTCTACAATGACAATGTGAACCAAAAACTGGCGGGTTTGACTCTCTTGGCGATCTACATCTCCAACGCGCTTTTCTGCGCCCTGCCGATTATCGGCTTTGGACAGGTGAAGAAACAATACCCGCAAACTTGGTGTTTTTTAGAGTGGAGGAGCAACAAGACCAGCGATGCCGTCTACTCATATATGTATGCGGGTTTCAGCTCTCTTCTTATTCTCGCCACTGTTATCTGTAACGTGCTGGTGTGCGCGGCTTTGATCCGGATGCACCGGCGATTTGTGCGCAGGATGTCGCTGGGAACCGATGTGGGGCGCAATGTGGACCCGCGAAGGAGAGGACGCAGCTTTGGGCGTCTGGCTGGTGCAGAGATTCAGATGGTCATCTTGCTCATAGGCACATCGGTAGTGGTGCTTATCTGCTCCATCCCACTTGTT GCTCAGGTGTTTTTGAACCAGTTGTATAAGACTCCAGTGGAACTGCGTTTGGACAAAAACCCTGATTTACGAGCGATACGCTTCGCCTCCTTTAACCCTATTCTTGACCCCTGGATCTACATTCTGCTCCGCAAGGCTGTTCTTCTCGAGCTCATTGAGAAAATCAAGTGCTTATTTTGCAAGATAGGAGCACGGAGGCAACAGAGACAGGGAAATTTCCACTGTATAGATGCTCATCAACTCTCCTCGGTCATCTCCAACCGGGACTCCCAGACCTTTCTCTACCTACCAGAGGGAAAGGGGGTGTATACTGGAAGCTGTCATAAAGCAGACAGACTCTCTGGTTCACGAGCTTCATCGGTCAGAAACTCGCAAGCTTCTTATTTGTATGAGCAGGGCAGCGTTGAGGCTCAGAGTAGAGAAGGGGCAAATGTAATCAGGGACCTTTCAGCCCTGCCATGCCCAAAAGACCCAGAACTTCAGGTATGGTTGAGCACTGAGATGGTGGAGGAGAAATGCATCTGA